In a single window of the Amycolatopsis sp. cg5 genome:
- a CDS encoding roadblock/LC7 domain-containing protein → MKSTPEHENEYGWLINDFVERVPGVSHGVAVSADGLLLAASSQLPEDRADQLAAVACGLVSLTDGAAQCFEAGNVNETIVEMDAGTMLLMSISDGSCLTILADSAHDIGQIAYEMALLVDRVGRMLTPEARDDHDIRAKVNAGE, encoded by the coding sequence GTGAAATCCACGCCTGAGCACGAGAACGAGTACGGCTGGCTGATCAACGACTTCGTCGAGCGGGTTCCCGGGGTGTCGCACGGCGTCGCGGTCTCCGCCGACGGACTGCTGCTGGCGGCGTCGAGCCAGCTGCCGGAGGACCGGGCCGATCAACTGGCCGCAGTCGCGTGCGGGCTGGTCAGCCTGACCGACGGCGCCGCGCAGTGCTTCGAAGCGGGCAACGTCAACGAGACCATCGTCGAGATGGACGCGGGCACGATGCTGCTCATGTCGATCAGCGACGGGTCCTGCCTGACCATCCTCGCCGACTCCGCGCACGACATCGGGCAGATCGCCTACGAGATGGCGCTGCTCGTCGACCGGGTCGGCCGGATGCTGACCCCGGAGGCGAGGGACGACCATGACATCAGGGCGAAGGTCAACGCCGGTGAGTGA
- a CDS encoding ATP/GTP-binding protein, producing the protein MTSVKIVVAGGFGVGKTTFVGAVSDIQPLSTEAVMTTASNSHDDIARVPLKSTTTVAMDFGRVELEDDLLLYLFGTPGQERFWFMWDNLVRGAIGAVVLVDSRRLADSFTPIDFFENRRIPYVVAVNLFDGIRHHPLDNVRRALALDRSIPMFACDARNRGEVKQTLLSLLEYVMAQVSEPALT; encoded by the coding sequence ATCACATCGGTGAAGATCGTGGTGGCAGGCGGTTTCGGCGTCGGCAAGACCACTTTCGTCGGCGCGGTCTCCGACATCCAGCCGCTGTCGACCGAGGCCGTGATGACCACGGCGAGCAACAGTCACGACGACATCGCGCGCGTGCCGCTGAAGTCGACCACCACGGTCGCGATGGACTTCGGCAGGGTCGAGCTCGAGGACGACCTGCTGCTCTACCTGTTCGGCACCCCCGGCCAGGAACGGTTCTGGTTCATGTGGGACAACCTGGTGCGCGGCGCGATCGGCGCGGTCGTGCTGGTCGACAGCCGCAGGCTCGCCGACTCGTTCACCCCGATCGACTTCTTCGAGAACCGGCGCATTCCCTATGTGGTCGCGGTGAACCTGTTCGACGGCATCCGCCACCATCCACTCGACAACGTCAGGCGGGCGCTGGCGCTCGACCGGTCGATCCCGATGTTCGCCTGCGACGCACGCAACCGGGGCGAGGTCAAGCAGACGCTGCTGAGCCTGCTCGAATACGTGATGGCCCAGGTCTCCGAGCCCGCGCTCACCTGA
- a CDS encoding response regulator transcription factor, producing the protein MDEVRVAVCTVDPITRAGLVNCLETRPGLTVVDSGADVVVACFHRFCSGALAALRGFTADAPVVLLVNGIKEPELLAAVECRVVAILPRAAAADERLGEAVRAAAADRAELPPNLLGPLVSHVERLHREVLRPDGLVAGRLTEREIDVLRLMADGLDTDEIARSLRYSERTVKNIIYAVTRRLSLRNRSHAVAYAMRAGVI; encoded by the coding sequence GTGGACGAAGTGCGTGTTGCCGTCTGCACGGTCGATCCGATCACGCGTGCCGGGCTGGTCAACTGCCTCGAAACCCGGCCTGGCCTGACCGTGGTGGACTCCGGCGCCGACGTCGTCGTGGCCTGCTTCCACCGGTTCTGTTCCGGCGCGCTGGCCGCGTTGCGCGGGTTCACCGCCGACGCGCCGGTGGTGCTGCTGGTCAACGGGATCAAGGAGCCCGAGCTGCTGGCCGCCGTCGAATGCCGGGTGGTGGCGATCCTGCCCCGCGCGGCGGCCGCCGACGAGCGGCTCGGCGAGGCCGTGCGCGCCGCGGCCGCCGACCGCGCGGAGCTGCCGCCGAACCTGCTCGGCCCGCTGGTGTCGCACGTGGAGCGGCTGCACCGCGAGGTGCTCCGGCCCGACGGGCTGGTGGCCGGGCGGCTCACCGAGCGCGAGATCGACGTGCTCCGGCTGATGGCCGACGGCCTCGACACCGACGAGATCGCCCGCAGCCTGCGCTATTCGGAACGCACGGTGAAGAACATCATCTACGCCGTCACCCGGCGGCTGAGCCTGCGCAACCGTTCGCACGCGGTGGCTTACGCCATGCGGGCCGGGGTGATCTGA
- a CDS encoding response regulator transcription factor produces MHPLSVAVHAADPVTRRGVVAMLADDRVEIVGEAAGPAVVVLAEPAVTGRHVDAVGRMRGAKCVVVTDGFAAADILFAVQNGVVSVLPTAEVSPRRLVSAVLGAADGSVAVLSCELQSALLRTLRGQVLESCGMTLPGMGAREIDAVRLVAEGFRTSEIAAELACSEATVKAMLRAVMTRLGLTSKTHAVAYAFRAGLIS; encoded by the coding sequence GTGCATCCGCTGAGCGTGGCCGTGCACGCGGCCGATCCCGTCACCCGCCGGGGTGTGGTCGCGATGCTGGCCGACGACCGCGTCGAGATCGTCGGCGAAGCGGCGGGCCCGGCCGTCGTCGTGCTCGCCGAGCCGGCGGTGACCGGCAGGCACGTGGACGCGGTGGGCCGGATGCGCGGCGCGAAATGCGTGGTCGTGACGGACGGGTTCGCGGCGGCCGACATCCTGTTCGCCGTCCAGAACGGGGTGGTCAGCGTGCTGCCGACCGCCGAGGTGTCCCCGAGACGGCTGGTCTCGGCCGTCCTCGGGGCCGCCGACGGCTCGGTCGCGGTGTTGTCGTGCGAGCTTCAGTCGGCGCTGCTGCGGACGTTGCGCGGCCAGGTGCTCGAATCGTGCGGGATGACGTTGCCGGGGATGGGAGCGCGCGAGATCGACGCGGTCCGGCTGGTCGCGGAAGGGTTCCGTACCAGTGAGATCGCCGCCGAGCTGGCGTGCTCCGAAGCGACGGTCAAGGCGATGCTGCGCGCGGTGATGACCCGGCTCGGACTGACCAGCAAGACGCATGCGGTCGCTTATGCATTCCGCGCGGGGCTGATCAGCTGA
- a CDS encoding BTAD domain-containing putative transcriptional regulator encodes MRVELLGPLRAFRDDGELALGPARRRAVFAVLALAGRPVSVTELVEAVWGPDAPATAAGSVHGYISGLRRILGRGLLISGAAGYELAPVRLDTTVFERLIERARAEPGDRIAWLDKALGMWHGEPLAGVPGPFARIERARLAELRLTAAELRAETRIDDGEAPGLSAELAALTHEFPLRERLRELQMLALYLCGRRGDALEAFREASTALAEELGIEPGIALRRLRDRILANDALLKRAKTRLRVLPKGITPRYQTTVDRPFVGRTKELDHLRSMVAQVRRGRGGVAWVEGDYGIGKSELLVRALASSHDCQVGWTVTDELTGRTPLRALLDCLGADGRTEPSQVLALVDDLCTRSPVILVIDGLQWADDTSLLVWHRLAATTATRPLLLLSTSRPLPRNETLAKLRRALGDHMLPLGPLTPSGALTLSQSLIDASAGPELQRLIERTPANPRYLTVLCEALELRTESGVSELRDGHTTPKALLETVRNGFDVLSHPALRWASLLGHEFSLSEIAALTGQRPSELVSVLEAAAAVIDTSRPYLTFTHPLFREACYDGIPPATRDALIQQLS; translated from the coding sequence ATGCGCGTCGAGCTGTTAGGTCCGCTCCGGGCCTTCCGTGACGACGGCGAGCTGGCACTCGGGCCTGCCCGCCGTCGCGCGGTGTTCGCCGTGCTCGCGCTGGCGGGCCGTCCGGTCAGCGTCACCGAACTCGTCGAAGCGGTGTGGGGACCGGACGCGCCTGCCACAGCGGCCGGGAGCGTGCACGGCTACATCTCAGGCCTGAGAAGGATTCTCGGCCGCGGTCTGCTGATCAGCGGTGCAGCCGGGTACGAACTCGCGCCGGTTCGGCTCGACACGACCGTCTTCGAGCGCCTCATCGAACGGGCCCGCGCCGAACCGGGTGACCGCATCGCCTGGCTCGACAAGGCGCTCGGGATGTGGCACGGCGAACCGCTGGCGGGGGTGCCTGGCCCGTTCGCGCGCATCGAACGGGCCAGGCTCGCCGAGCTGCGGCTGACCGCGGCCGAACTCCGCGCCGAGACCCGGATCGACGACGGCGAAGCACCCGGCCTCTCCGCCGAACTCGCCGCGCTCACGCATGAATTCCCGCTGCGAGAACGGCTTCGCGAACTGCAGATGCTCGCCCTGTATCTCTGCGGAAGGCGGGGTGACGCGCTCGAAGCGTTCCGGGAGGCGAGCACGGCGCTCGCAGAAGAGCTAGGCATAGAGCCCGGTATCGCATTGAGACGGCTGCGCGACCGCATTCTCGCCAACGACGCGCTACTCAAGCGCGCCAAGACTCGCCTGCGCGTTCTCCCGAAAGGGATCACGCCGCGCTACCAGACCACAGTGGACAGACCGTTCGTCGGCCGTACCAAAGAACTCGACCACCTCAGGTCCATGGTCGCCCAGGTCCGGCGCGGGCGTGGCGGCGTCGCCTGGGTCGAAGGCGACTACGGGATCGGCAAGTCCGAACTGCTCGTCCGCGCGCTCGCGTCGTCACACGACTGCCAGGTCGGCTGGACGGTCACGGACGAGCTGACCGGCCGGACGCCGTTGCGGGCGCTGCTCGACTGCCTCGGAGCCGACGGTCGGACCGAGCCGAGCCAAGTACTCGCGCTAGTCGACGACCTGTGCACCCGATCCCCGGTGATCCTCGTGATCGACGGGCTCCAGTGGGCCGACGACACCAGCCTCCTGGTCTGGCACCGGCTCGCCGCCACCACCGCCACCCGCCCCTTGCTCCTGCTCAGCACGTCACGACCACTCCCCCGCAACGAAACACTCGCGAAGCTGCGTCGCGCGCTCGGAGACCACATGCTTCCCCTCGGACCGCTCACCCCCTCGGGAGCTTTGACACTGAGCCAAAGTCTCATCGACGCGTCGGCAGGTCCGGAACTCCAGCGTCTCATCGAACGCACCCCCGCCAACCCGCGCTACCTCACCGTCCTGTGCGAAGCACTCGAACTTCGCACCGAAAGCGGGGTCAGCGAACTCCGCGACGGCCACACCACACCGAAGGCGCTGCTCGAAACGGTCCGGAACGGCTTCGACGTGCTGTCTCACCCGGCTTTGCGCTGGGCGTCTTTGCTCGGCCACGAGTTCTCACTTTCCGAGATCGCCGCGCTCACCGGGCAGCGGCCGTCCGAGCTGGTCTCCGTGCTCGAAGCGGCCGCCGCCGTCATCGACACCTCGCGCCCGTACCTCACCTTCACCCATCCCCTGTTCAGGGAAGCCTGCTACGACGGCATCCCGCCCGCTACCCGCGACGCGCTCATCCAGCAGCTCAGCTGA
- a CDS encoding MFS transporter, with the protein MTDVSPAPAVTAAAILARLDRLPRRAVASAATGITGLVMFFVFYGNFDINVSFIQTCAQIQPGCTPPTAQQWLTLPVVLYLLGYLFGGLVIAPISDRVGRPKALLVTVAFGVVGSVITALATGYPVFVIGRAITGVALGGSLPIANTFIGEIAPAKARAKYTAITFVACAAGAMAGIWAGLIATTPPAPFPEGLPFAIGFDSGWRWMYGVAVLLGLAALAATTRLPESPRWLIEHGRVAEADAIVSTLERKALRRGPLPEPAATIVIPEHTPESAAYRELLGTARYRKRTLLLIAVWFTGYATVFGYSTGSTVVLTSLDFSPPVAGMITAVGGIGFFVQGLFSARWSEKLERRYWLPIGAGLTVLGSVIVAQLGDSIGWAFVGSFLVFFGFNVWVPPTFALSAESFPTRVRSAGFGLVDGVGVLGGAAGILVIAPLVPHLSPLAALLMISGFLVVAAVLAQFTPRTRNRALEDVSP; encoded by the coding sequence ATGACCGACGTGTCACCGGCGCCTGCGGTCACCGCAGCCGCCATTCTCGCCAGGCTCGACCGGTTGCCGCGACGCGCCGTCGCCTCGGCCGCGACCGGCATCACCGGCCTGGTGATGTTCTTCGTCTTCTACGGCAACTTCGACATCAACGTGTCGTTCATCCAGACCTGCGCGCAGATCCAGCCGGGCTGCACTCCCCCGACCGCGCAGCAGTGGCTGACCCTGCCGGTGGTGCTCTACCTGCTCGGCTACCTGTTCGGCGGGCTCGTGATCGCGCCGATCTCCGACCGCGTCGGCCGCCCGAAGGCGCTGCTGGTCACGGTCGCGTTCGGCGTCGTCGGCTCCGTGATCACCGCGCTCGCGACGGGCTACCCCGTGTTCGTCATCGGCCGTGCGATCACCGGCGTCGCGCTGGGCGGCTCGCTGCCGATCGCGAACACGTTCATCGGCGAGATCGCGCCTGCCAAGGCACGCGCCAAGTACACCGCGATCACGTTCGTCGCCTGCGCGGCAGGCGCGATGGCCGGGATCTGGGCGGGCCTGATCGCCACGACCCCGCCCGCCCCCTTCCCCGAAGGTCTCCCCTTCGCGATCGGCTTCGACTCGGGCTGGCGCTGGATGTACGGCGTCGCGGTGCTGCTGGGACTGGCCGCGCTCGCGGCGACGACCCGGCTGCCGGAGTCACCACGCTGGCTCATCGAACACGGGCGCGTCGCCGAGGCGGACGCGATCGTGTCCACCTTGGAGCGCAAGGCATTGCGCCGCGGCCCGCTGCCGGAACCGGCCGCGACCATCGTCATCCCCGAGCACACCCCCGAGAGCGCGGCCTACCGCGAACTGCTCGGCACCGCGCGCTACCGCAAGCGGACGCTGCTGCTGATCGCCGTGTGGTTCACCGGGTACGCCACGGTCTTCGGCTACTCGACCGGCTCGACGGTGGTGCTGACCAGCCTGGACTTCAGCCCGCCGGTGGCCGGGATGATCACCGCGGTCGGCGGGATCGGGTTCTTCGTGCAGGGCCTGTTCTCGGCGCGCTGGTCCGAGAAGCTGGAGCGGCGCTATTGGCTGCCGATCGGCGCCGGGCTGACCGTGCTGGGTTCGGTGATCGTCGCGCAGCTCGGCGACAGCATCGGCTGGGCGTTCGTCGGCTCGTTCCTGGTCTTCTTCGGGTTCAACGTGTGGGTGCCGCCGACGTTCGCGCTGTCCGCCGAAAGCTTCCCCACTCGGGTGCGGTCCGCGGGCTTCGGGCTGGTCGACGGCGTCGGCGTGCTCGGTGGCGCGGCGGGCATCCTGGTCATCGCGCCGCTGGTGCCGCACCTTTCGCCGCTGGCCGCGCTGCTGATGATCTCGGGTTTCCTGGTGGTGGCCGCCGTGCTCGCCCAGTTCACCCCGCGCACGCGGAACCGGGCGCTGGAAGACGTTTCCCCGTGA
- a CDS encoding response regulator transcription factor, translated as MPGRPALLDRSTIRVLVITGDPATAARLADTVRLGGYLAERAHDSRDGLARALTRMHDVVVIDRELAPESGLHLLRRLRRAQLTTPVVMLMPPGAPADQLACLRLGAAACHDKRVAPEELRARLRALCRRSPFRAGVMQLGAAQVDLTRRVVTCVDGRHVQLTRQETALLSVLGAAQSQVVSRARLNALVFPDRHAKSIVDTYVYYLRRKLGRDVVQTVRSVGYRLGSVPFRDPEPLREPA; from the coding sequence ATGCCCGGACGACCGGCGCTGCTCGACCGATCCACCATCCGAGTGCTCGTGATCACGGGCGATCCGGCCACCGCGGCCAGGCTCGCGGACACCGTGCGCCTCGGCGGCTACCTGGCCGAGCGCGCCCACGACTCCCGCGACGGGCTCGCCCGCGCCTTGACCCGCATGCACGACGTCGTGGTCATCGACCGCGAACTCGCCCCGGAATCGGGACTCCACCTGCTGCGCAGGCTCCGCCGCGCGCAGCTGACCACGCCCGTGGTGATGCTCATGCCGCCCGGCGCACCCGCCGACCAGCTCGCCTGCCTCCGGCTCGGCGCGGCCGCCTGCCACGACAAGCGCGTGGCGCCGGAGGAACTGCGCGCGAGGCTGCGTGCCCTGTGCAGGCGCAGCCCGTTCCGCGCCGGCGTCATGCAACTCGGCGCCGCCCAGGTCGACCTGACCCGCCGCGTCGTGACCTGTGTGGACGGACGGCACGTCCAGCTCACGCGCCAGGAGACCGCGCTGCTGTCCGTGCTCGGCGCGGCGCAGAGCCAAGTCGTGTCAAGGGCCAGGCTCAACGCGCTCGTCTTTCCCGACCGGCACGCCAAATCGATCGTCGACACCTACGTCTACTACCTGCGCCGCAAGCTCGGGCGTGACGTGGTGCAGACCGTACGCAGCGTCGGTTACCGGCTCGGCAGCGTGCCGTTCCGCGACCCAGAACCCTTGAGGGAGCCAGCATGA
- a CDS encoding DUF1932 domain-containing protein encodes MTETIAVLGLGEAGAVLARDLTAAGARVRSYDPAVAPPAGITGTDSEADAVNGADLVLSVNSASAAEDALIAGLPSASADTIWADLNTASPGTKRALAAQAAKHGLWFADFAIMAPVPGRGLRVPMLAAGEAAIPAAGLLNSLGAAVEVLDGDAGLAAERKLLRSVFFKGMSAAVVEALTAAAAAGCEDWLRQIIVTELTGAGESTVDRLVDGSRKHAVRRTAEMAATTEMLAELDVPAEVAGAARDQLARLAEWTVATHR; translated from the coding sequence ATGACCGAAACCATCGCGGTACTCGGCCTCGGCGAAGCGGGCGCGGTGCTGGCACGGGATCTCACGGCGGCGGGCGCCCGCGTCCGCAGCTACGACCCGGCTGTCGCGCCGCCCGCCGGGATCACGGGCACGGACTCCGAAGCGGACGCGGTCAACGGCGCCGATCTCGTGCTGAGCGTGAACAGCGCGTCGGCCGCCGAAGACGCGCTCATCGCGGGTCTGCCCAGCGCAAGCGCGGACACGATCTGGGCCGACCTCAACACAGCCTCCCCCGGCACGAAGCGAGCACTGGCCGCGCAGGCGGCGAAGCACGGCCTCTGGTTCGCCGATTTCGCGATCATGGCCCCGGTGCCAGGCCGCGGCCTCCGGGTGCCGATGCTCGCCGCGGGCGAGGCCGCGATCCCGGCGGCCGGGCTGCTCAACTCGCTCGGCGCCGCCGTCGAGGTGTTGGACGGCGACGCCGGGCTCGCCGCCGAGCGCAAGCTGCTGCGCAGCGTGTTCTTCAAGGGCATGTCGGCGGCCGTGGTGGAGGCACTGACCGCCGCGGCGGCCGCAGGCTGCGAGGACTGGCTCCGTCAGATCATCGTCACCGAGCTGACCGGCGCCGGCGAGTCCACTGTGGACAGGCTGGTCGACGGCTCACGCAAGCACGCCGTGCGCCGCACGGCCGAAATGGCCGCCACCACCGAGATGCTCGCCGAGCTGGACGTGCCCGCCGAGGTCGCGGGCGCCGCACGGGACCAACTCGCCCGATTGGCCGAATGGACCGTTGCGACCCACCGTTAG
- a CDS encoding GntR family transcriptional regulator: MSESPGADAAEGSVVDAIRDAIVRGEFVPNQRLVEADLSAGFGASRASVRSALIELANEGLVERVQNRGARVRAVSLEEAIEISEVRMALESLCAAKAAERIAQEEATELRRVGEMMKMAVNGMDPVGYSALNEMLHRRVREISGQRTAAQVLQRLRGQNVRHQFRLAMRPGRPQVSLPEHLAIIDAICSHHPVEAAAAMEKHLSSVIEALREADAASRL; this comes from the coding sequence ATGTCCGAGAGTCCCGGGGCGGACGCGGCGGAGGGGTCGGTCGTCGACGCGATCCGCGACGCCATCGTGCGCGGCGAGTTCGTGCCGAATCAGCGGCTGGTCGAGGCCGACCTGTCGGCAGGGTTCGGCGCCAGCCGCGCCAGTGTGCGTTCGGCGCTGATCGAACTCGCGAACGAGGGGCTCGTCGAGCGGGTGCAGAACCGAGGGGCCCGGGTGCGGGCGGTCTCGCTCGAAGAAGCCATCGAAATCTCCGAGGTGCGGATGGCGCTCGAGTCGCTCTGCGCGGCGAAGGCGGCGGAGCGTATCGCCCAAGAAGAAGCCACTGAGCTGCGCAGAGTCGGCGAGATGATGAAGATGGCCGTCAACGGGATGGATCCCGTCGGCTACTCGGCGCTCAACGAGATGCTGCATCGGCGGGTCCGAGAGATCAGCGGGCAGCGCACCGCCGCGCAGGTGCTCCAGCGGCTGCGCGGGCAGAACGTGCGGCACCAGTTCCGGCTGGCCATGCGGCCAGGGCGGCCGCAGGTGTCACTGCCGGAGCATCTGGCGATCATCGACGCCATCTGCTCGCATCATCCGGTCGAGGCGGCCGCGGCCATGGAAAAGCACCTGTCCAGCGTCATCGAAGCACTCCGGGAGGCGGACGCGGCCAGCCGACTCTGA
- a CDS encoding PIG-L deacetylase family protein produces MGSLLVISAHAGDFVWRAGGAIALATSRGDRAKVLCLTYGERGESAKAWRAGKTLDEIKAIRRAEATDAAAALGAEIEFLDAGDYPLVESPELVDRIVRVYRETEPTVVLTHPQADPYNGDHPAASRMALQARVLAQAVGYDAPGDPLGAPPVFFFEPHQPEQCDFKPDVLLDITPVFEIKRKAMECLPAQQHMWEYYTDLAKRRGVQLKRNAGPNLGLPHATMGEAYVRLYPQVTEVLA; encoded by the coding sequence ATGGGGTCGTTGCTGGTGATCAGCGCGCATGCCGGTGACTTCGTGTGGCGTGCGGGCGGTGCGATAGCGCTGGCCACGTCGCGGGGTGACCGCGCGAAGGTGCTGTGCCTGACCTACGGCGAGCGCGGCGAGTCGGCCAAGGCCTGGCGTGCAGGCAAGACGCTCGACGAGATCAAGGCGATCCGCCGCGCCGAGGCCACCGACGCGGCGGCCGCGCTGGGCGCGGAGATCGAGTTCCTCGACGCCGGGGACTATCCGCTCGTCGAGTCGCCCGAGCTGGTCGACAGGATCGTCCGGGTCTACCGCGAGACCGAGCCGACGGTGGTGCTCACCCACCCGCAGGCCGATCCGTACAACGGAGACCACCCCGCCGCGTCGCGGATGGCTTTGCAGGCAAGGGTTCTGGCGCAGGCCGTCGGCTACGACGCGCCCGGCGATCCGCTCGGCGCGCCGCCGGTGTTCTTCTTCGAGCCGCACCAGCCGGAGCAGTGCGACTTCAAACCCGATGTGCTGCTGGACATCACGCCGGTGTTCGAGATCAAGCGCAAGGCGATGGAGTGCCTGCCGGCGCAGCAGCACATGTGGGAGTACTACACCGATCTCGCCAAGCGCCGCGGTGTGCAGCTCAAGCGCAACGCCGGGCCGAACCTCGGCCTGCCGCACGCCACCATGGGCGAGGCGTACGTGCGGCTCTATCCGCAGGTCACGGAGGTGCTGGCGTGA
- a CDS encoding 4-carboxy-4-hydroxy-2-oxoadipate aldolase/oxaloacetate decarboxylase, with translation MKPVIVTSPPRADLSTVDTLAEYGVATVHEALDRTGLLGPALRPIQHGTRIGGTAVTALCWPGDNLMIHAAVEQCGEGDILVVTTTSPSTDGLFGELFATALRYRGVRGLVINAGVRDVADLRALGFPVWSAAVSAQGSVKATAGAVNVPVVLGGQLVRPGDAILADDDGVLCVPRESVDAALSASQARLEKESGAREAFANGELGLDRYGLRRKLEELGVRYVTAEEYAR, from the coding sequence GTGAAACCCGTGATCGTCACCAGCCCGCCGCGCGCCGACCTGTCCACAGTGGACACGCTGGCGGAGTACGGGGTGGCCACCGTGCACGAGGCGCTGGACCGCACCGGCCTGCTGGGGCCGGCGCTGCGGCCCATCCAGCACGGCACCCGGATCGGCGGCACCGCCGTCACGGCGCTGTGCTGGCCAGGCGACAACCTGATGATCCACGCGGCGGTCGAGCAGTGCGGCGAGGGCGACATCCTGGTCGTGACCACGACTTCGCCGTCCACCGACGGGCTCTTCGGCGAGCTGTTCGCCACCGCGCTGCGTTACCGGGGCGTGCGTGGCCTGGTCATCAACGCCGGTGTCCGCGACGTCGCCGACCTGCGCGCGCTCGGCTTCCCGGTCTGGTCGGCCGCGGTCAGCGCCCAGGGCAGCGTCAAAGCGACGGCGGGCGCGGTCAACGTCCCCGTGGTGCTCGGCGGTCAGCTCGTCCGGCCAGGCGACGCGATACTCGCCGACGACGACGGTGTCCTTTGTGTACCGCGCGAATCCGTCGACGCCGCGCTGTCAGCCTCGCAAGCGCGGCTGGAGAAGGAATCCGGCGCTCGCGAGGCGTTCGCGAACGGGGAGCTCGGGCTCGATCGATACGGACTGCGCCGCAAGCTGGAGGAACTCGGCGTCCGGTACGTGACCGCTGAGGAGTACGCGCGATGA
- a CDS encoding 4-oxalomesaconate tautomerase — translation MTGVRCMLMRGGTSKGAYFLASDLPADPAVRDDLLLRIMGTPDPRQIDGIGGAHPVTSKVAIISRADGPGRDVDYLFLQLGVGEATISDRQTCGNLLAGVGQFAVERGLVPAGWEHTSVRVLLLNTGSIAVTTFPTPGGRIDYRGTTAVSGVPGTAAAVELEFTGTEGSVCDSLLPTGTVIDDIDGIQVSCVDNGMPVVVARANDFGITGYEPVDELSADTGLAARVDAVRTEAGKLMGLGDVSAISVPKTTLVAAPRDGGAICTRTFIPVRPHPSIGVLGGISVVTALLLEGSAGSELFVAPPDGEPVEIEHASGKLAVGIDLDTTVSPPRVTRSSVFRTARKLFDGTVFPRP, via the coding sequence ATGACCGGAGTGCGCTGCATGCTCATGCGCGGCGGAACGTCCAAGGGCGCGTACTTCCTCGCCTCGGACCTGCCCGCCGACCCGGCCGTGCGCGACGACCTGCTGCTGCGGATCATGGGCACCCCGGATCCCCGGCAGATCGACGGCATCGGCGGCGCCCACCCGGTCACCAGCAAGGTGGCGATCATCTCGCGCGCCGACGGGCCCGGCCGGGACGTCGACTACCTGTTCCTGCAGCTCGGCGTCGGTGAAGCGACGATCTCCGATCGCCAGACCTGCGGCAACCTGCTCGCCGGGGTCGGCCAGTTCGCCGTCGAGCGCGGCCTGGTGCCCGCGGGCTGGGAGCACACCAGCGTCCGGGTGCTGCTGCTCAACACCGGCTCGATCGCGGTCACCACGTTCCCGACGCCCGGCGGCCGCATCGACTACCGCGGCACGACGGCCGTGTCCGGCGTGCCGGGCACGGCGGCCGCCGTCGAACTCGAATTCACCGGCACCGAAGGCTCGGTGTGCGACAGCCTGCTCCCGACCGGCACCGTCATCGACGACATCGACGGCATTCAAGTGTCCTGTGTGGACAACGGGATGCCGGTGGTCGTCGCACGCGCCAACGACTTCGGCATCACCGGCTACGAGCCCGTCGACGAACTGTCGGCCGACACCGGCCTCGCCGCGCGGGTCGACGCGGTGCGCACCGAAGCAGGCAAGCTGATGGGCCTCGGCGACGTCAGCGCCATCTCGGTACCCAAGACCACCCTCGTGGCCGCGCCCCGCGACGGCGGCGCGATCTGCACGCGGACGTTCATCCCGGTCCGGCCTCATCCGTCGATCGGCGTGCTCGGCGGCATCAGCGTGGTGACCGCACTGCTCCTCGAAGGCTCGGCCGGCAGCGAACTCTTCGTCGCGCCGCCCGACGGCGAGCCCGTCGAGATCGAGCACGCGAGCGGCAAACTCGCCGTCGGCATAGACCTCGACACGACCGTCTCACCACCTCGGGTGACCAGATCGAGCGTGTTCCGCACCGCGCGGAAGCTGTTCGACGGCACCGTTTTTCCCCGACCTTGA